In Chryseobacterium lactis, a single genomic region encodes these proteins:
- a CDS encoding hybrid sensor histidine kinase/response regulator — protein MILIVDDNPSNLYSLQKLLESKNFHVDTAGSGEEALGKALKNDYALIILDVQMPDMDGFEVAETLSDYSKTKEVPIIFLSAVNTDKKFITRGYASGAKDYVTKPVDPEILLLKVKTFYNLQEQNMAMKKTQQNLELEVKGRRESQVTMKSQIDHFHLMLESLPQIAFTVNAEGNIDFVNGKWYEYSDSEQDFPETHPDDLNILEEFERARKKGKSLELEIRIKNVHSQDYRYHLLRVTPVNDEGRIKNWVGTFTDIDGQKKAEKEKDEFLSIASHELKTPLTSIKAYIQLLDRKLKLDKDSSEAGFVAKAQNQIEKLNTLITDLLDVSKIENGKLKINKKPVNLENVISNAIDTILQTHDENKVKIERHGVKPDILIPLDEIRIEQVLINFLTNAIKYSPNNNQVIVTTFVDEEAEEVRVNVTDFGIGIPDFKQEAVFKKFYRVEESSLQFQGMGIGLFICSEIIKQHHGNVGVSSIMNEGSTFYFTLPLN, from the coding sequence ATGATTTTAATTGTTGATGACAACCCAAGTAACCTGTATTCATTGCAAAAATTACTTGAATCTAAGAACTTCCATGTTGATACAGCAGGTTCCGGTGAAGAAGCTCTTGGTAAAGCACTGAAAAACGACTATGCCTTAATTATTTTGGATGTTCAAATGCCGGATATGGATGGTTTTGAAGTGGCTGAAACACTTTCCGATTACAGTAAAACCAAAGAAGTTCCCATTATATTTTTATCCGCTGTCAATACAGATAAAAAGTTTATAACCCGTGGCTATGCTTCCGGAGCAAAAGATTATGTGACAAAACCTGTAGACCCTGAAATTCTTTTACTAAAGGTGAAAACCTTTTATAATCTTCAGGAGCAGAATATGGCCATGAAAAAGACTCAGCAGAATCTGGAACTTGAAGTAAAAGGAAGAAGAGAGTCTCAGGTGACGATGAAATCTCAGATCGATCATTTTCATCTGATGCTGGAATCGCTTCCTCAGATTGCATTTACTGTCAATGCTGAAGGAAATATTGATTTTGTGAATGGTAAGTGGTATGAATATTCTGATTCTGAACAAGACTTTCCGGAAACCCATCCGGACGATTTGAATATCCTGGAAGAATTTGAAAGAGCCAGAAAGAAAGGAAAATCTCTAGAATTGGAGATAAGAATTAAAAATGTTCACTCCCAGGATTACCGTTATCATTTGCTTCGTGTTACTCCCGTGAATGATGAAGGCCGTATTAAAAACTGGGTGGGAACTTTCACTGATATTGACGGTCAAAAGAAAGCAGAAAAGGAAAAAGATGAGTTTTTAAGCATCGCAAGCCATGAATTAAAAACGCCTTTAACAAGTATTAAAGCGTACATTCAATTATTAGACAGGAAATTAAAATTAGATAAAGACAGTTCTGAAGCTGGATTTGTGGCCAAAGCCCAAAACCAGATTGAAAAGCTCAATACCCTGATCACAGATCTGCTGGATGTTTCCAAAATAGAAAACGGTAAACTGAAAATCAACAAAAAACCTGTTAATCTGGAAAATGTAATCAGTAATGCTATTGATACAATTCTTCAGACCCATGATGAAAACAAAGTAAAAATTGAACGCCACGGGGTTAAACCGGACATATTGATTCCATTGGATGAAATAAGGATAGAGCAGGTATTAATTAACTTTCTGACTAATGCTATTAAATATTCTCCGAATAACAACCAGGTTATTGTCACGACTTTCGTAGATGAAGAAGCAGAGGAAGTGAGAGTCAATGTAACAGATTTTGGAATTGGTATCCCTGATTTTAAGCAGGAAGCTGTATTTAAGAAATTTTATCGCGTAGAAGAATCTTCACTGCAATTCCAGGGAATGGGAATCGGGCTTTTTATCTGCTCAGAAATTATCAAACAACACCATGGAAATGTGGGTGTTTCGAGCATAATGAATGAAGGGTCTACCTTTTATTTCACCTTACCATTAAACTAA
- a CDS encoding response regulator: MPKKIIRNLQIGIGLSLLILIASSVASYWSIQNQMSHRESLSKSRRSVTAVKDVLVAVLDAETGNRGYQLTGREDFLEPYKRGVREYSKALVLAESLGVKDKNQQERLVGLKTAVDQVMDNLQNLVENRRRGIIMTQQQIVTGKAYMDECRKIVRDFVQYEENQVEIKNKDLARSSGTTVLFIIFSALAAIVVTAFFYFKMRADLIRRDELEKMLKDKDQEMTRRVSAIQKIANRVSNGDYSEKVIDNTEDDLGDLVESLNHMTESLKTSFDKINKSDWRQKGLALLNESLVGNKSVKEVSNKALSQLIEYGNCINGSLYLYDEGILKLNQAFGLEANMKKAFEPGEGMVGQAFITNKTQVYNNLHEEDFVVTFASSTIKIYGILLIPVFADGNAIGVLELGSTSNFEEDRISYFSECCVNIGIALNAAKGREKEQQLLEETQAQSEELQVQHSELENLNTELEAQTQKLQASEEELKVQQEELMQANAELEERSRLLEEKNHLIAERNNEIQKKVEELALSTKYKSEFLANMSHELRTPLNSILLLSRLMAENPDENLNEDQVESAKVIQSSGTSLLTLIDEILDLAKIESGKMTLEYQDVVVEEVVKDLKSLFNPVFQEKALQFNIQIDSNVQKVIESDRLRIDQVLRNLLSNALKFTTKGSIGLHISKHAEKPDFIIFSVKDTGVGIAEDKQKIIFEAFQQADGSTKRKFGGTGLGLSISREIARLLGGELVLKSELNKGSEFSFIIPVHEVTEILQNETDQDLVKIIQEDVEEIQNILGEGETESFQLNTLEIPEDVADDRDHIKDGDKVILIIEDDINFAKALLKFAHLQNYKGIVVVRGDHGLSAAQKYHPHAILLDVQLPVKDGWEVMDELKSHADTKHIPVHMMSVLHLKKESLMKGAVDFINKPVALDKMTDVFRKIEDALKKGPQKVLIVEENAKHASALSYFLSNFNISLSVVHNVEDSVEALTSDLVECVILDIGNSKGNEYQVIESIKSYDGLENLPIIIFTEQNLSRDEELKIKQYADSIVVKTAHSYQRILDEVGLFLHLVEEKNSSPEGNSGRVLGSLTEVLSGKKVLITDDDVRNIFSLTKALEKYKVEVIVAMDGKDALKQIQQNPDVDVILMDMMMPEMDGYDTIKEIRKMPEYKRLPIIAITAKSMIGEREKCITAGASDYISKPVDIDQLLSLLRVWLYES; the protein is encoded by the coding sequence ATGCCAAAAAAAATTATAAGAAATCTCCAGATCGGAATTGGTCTTTCACTTTTGATCCTGATAGCCAGTTCAGTGGCTTCGTATTGGAGTATTCAGAATCAGATGAGTCACAGGGAAAGCCTTTCCAAAAGCAGGCGTTCTGTAACGGCTGTTAAAGACGTTCTGGTTGCCGTGTTGGATGCGGAAACAGGAAACAGAGGATATCAGCTGACTGGAAGGGAAGATTTTCTGGAGCCTTACAAACGAGGGGTGAGAGAATATTCGAAAGCCCTGGTACTTGCAGAATCGCTAGGAGTAAAGGATAAAAACCAGCAGGAAAGACTTGTCGGTTTAAAGACCGCAGTGGATCAGGTAATGGATAATCTGCAAAATCTGGTTGAAAACAGACGCCGAGGTATTATAATGACCCAACAGCAAATTGTTACCGGTAAAGCCTATATGGATGAATGCCGCAAAATTGTAAGGGATTTTGTACAATATGAAGAAAATCAGGTTGAAATCAAGAATAAAGATTTAGCACGTTCTTCAGGAACAACGGTCCTTTTTATCATTTTTTCTGCACTGGCAGCGATAGTCGTTACTGCGTTTTTCTATTTTAAAATGCGGGCAGACCTGATCAGAAGAGATGAACTCGAGAAAATGCTGAAAGATAAAGACCAGGAAATGACAAGACGTGTAAGTGCGATTCAAAAGATTGCCAATAGAGTATCCAATGGAGATTACAGTGAAAAAGTCATTGATAATACAGAAGACGACCTTGGAGACCTGGTAGAGTCATTGAATCATATGACAGAATCTCTAAAAACTTCTTTTGACAAAATAAACAAAAGCGACTGGCGTCAAAAAGGCCTCGCTTTACTCAATGAATCCCTTGTAGGAAATAAATCGGTGAAAGAAGTTTCTAACAAGGCTTTAAGTCAGCTTATTGAGTACGGAAACTGCATCAACGGATCACTATATCTTTATGATGAAGGAATTTTAAAACTTAATCAGGCATTTGGGCTGGAAGCCAATATGAAAAAGGCCTTTGAACCGGGAGAAGGAATGGTAGGACAGGCTTTTATCACAAATAAAACACAGGTATATAATAACCTCCATGAAGAAGATTTTGTTGTAACCTTTGCCAGCAGCACCATTAAGATCTACGGAATATTACTGATTCCGGTTTTTGCAGATGGTAATGCTATTGGTGTCCTGGAATTAGGTTCTACATCCAATTTTGAGGAAGACAGAATCAGCTATTTCTCGGAATGTTGTGTCAATATAGGAATTGCATTAAATGCTGCTAAAGGAAGAGAAAAGGAACAGCAGTTATTAGAAGAAACCCAGGCTCAGTCTGAGGAATTACAGGTTCAGCACTCTGAGCTTGAAAACCTCAATACGGAATTAGAAGCACAGACCCAGAAACTCCAGGCCTCTGAAGAAGAATTAAAGGTACAGCAGGAAGAGCTGATGCAGGCTAATGCAGAATTGGAAGAACGTTCAAGACTATTGGAAGAAAAAAATCATTTGATTGCGGAACGAAACAACGAAATTCAGAAAAAGGTAGAGGAGCTGGCTCTCAGTACCAAGTATAAGTCGGAATTCCTGGCGAATATGTCTCATGAACTGCGTACTCCATTGAATTCTATTCTTCTTTTATCACGATTGATGGCAGAAAATCCGGATGAGAATCTTAATGAAGATCAGGTAGAATCGGCAAAGGTGATTCAAAGTTCAGGCACAAGTTTATTAACCCTGATTGATGAAATTCTGGATCTGGCTAAAATTGAATCCGGCAAAATGACTCTGGAATATCAGGATGTTGTGGTCGAAGAAGTGGTAAAGGATTTAAAAAGCCTTTTTAATCCGGTATTCCAGGAGAAAGCACTTCAGTTTAATATTCAGATCGATTCCAATGTTCAGAAAGTGATTGAAAGCGACCGTTTGAGAATTGACCAGGTATTGAGAAATTTATTGTCCAATGCATTGAAATTTACCACAAAGGGCAGCATTGGTTTACATATCAGTAAACATGCTGAGAAACCTGATTTTATTATCTTTTCAGTAAAAGATACGGGAGTCGGGATTGCAGAAGATAAACAAAAAATTATTTTTGAAGCATTCCAACAGGCGGACGGATCGACGAAAAGAAAATTTGGCGGTACCGGCTTAGGATTATCCATAAGCAGAGAAATTGCAAGACTTCTCGGTGGTGAGCTTGTTTTGAAAAGTGAGCTTAATAAAGGAAGTGAGTTCAGTTTTATCATTCCTGTACATGAGGTCACTGAAATTCTTCAAAATGAAACTGATCAGGATCTGGTAAAAATCATACAGGAAGATGTTGAAGAGATTCAAAACATTTTGGGTGAAGGAGAAACCGAATCTTTCCAGTTAAATACCCTGGAAATTCCTGAAGATGTTGCTGACGACAGGGATCATATTAAAGATGGAGACAAAGTAATTCTGATCATAGAAGATGATATTAATTTTGCAAAAGCACTTCTGAAGTTTGCTCACTTACAGAATTATAAAGGAATTGTAGTAGTAAGAGGAGATCATGGGCTTTCTGCAGCACAGAAGTATCATCCGCATGCTATTTTACTCGATGTTCAGTTGCCTGTAAAAGACGGTTGGGAAGTGATGGATGAATTGAAATCTCATGCTGATACCAAACATATTCCTGTTCACATGATGTCGGTATTACACCTTAAAAAGGAAAGTCTTATGAAAGGTGCTGTAGACTTTATCAATAAGCCGGTAGCTCTGGATAAAATGACGGATGTATTCAGAAAAATTGAAGATGCCTTAAAGAAAGGCCCTCAGAAAGTTCTCATTGTAGAGGAAAATGCCAAACATGCCAGTGCATTATCGTATTTCCTGAGCAATTTTAATATTTCTTTGTCGGTGGTACATAATGTAGAAGACAGTGTGGAAGCTTTGACCTCTGATCTTGTGGAATGTGTTATTCTGGATATTGGAAATTCAAAAGGAAATGAATATCAGGTTATTGAATCCATAAAAAGTTACGACGGATTGGAAAACCTTCCGATCATTATTTTTACAGAACAGAATTTATCCAGAGACGAAGAGCTGAAGATCAAACAGTATGCGGATTCTATTGTGGTAAAAACTGCACATTCTTATCAAAGAATTTTAGATGAAGTAGGTTTATTCTTACATTTGGTGGAAGAAAAAAATAGTTCCCCTGAGGGGAATTCAGGGAGAGTATTGGGATCTTTAACAGAGGTTTTGAGCGGGAAAAAAGTGCTGATCACCGATGATGATGTCCGCAATATTTTTTCTCTCACAAAGGCGCTGGAAAAATATAAAGTGGAGGTTATTGTGGCCATGGATGGAAAAGATGCCCTTAAGCAAATTCAGCAAAATCCTGATGTAGATGTTATTTTAATGGATATGATGATGCCTGAAATGGATGGGTATGATACGATTAAGGAAATCAGGAAAATGCCCGAATATAAACGATTGCCGATCATAGCTATCACTGCAAAATCGATGATTGGAGAACGTGAAAAATGTATTACGGCAGGCGCTTCGGATTATATCTCAAAACCGGTAGATATTGATCAGTTGTTATCTCTGCTCCGTGTATGGTTGTATGAAAGTTAA
- a CDS encoding response regulator, whose amino-acid sequence MNKKILIVDDDPRNIFALKLTLKARGYAIESCIMAQEAFEILKSDPQFSVILMDMMMPGIDGYEAVRIIRNTPEIKHIPVVAVTAQAMPEDRQKCIDAGANDYVSKPIDVDLLITAIEKLI is encoded by the coding sequence ATGAATAAGAAAATTTTAATCGTGGATGATGATCCACGTAATATATTTGCATTAAAACTGACCTTAAAGGCTCGTGGATATGCAATTGAAAGCTGTATCATGGCTCAGGAAGCCTTTGAAATCCTGAAGTCGGATCCACAGTTTTCAGTGATTCTGATGGATATGATGATGCCCGGAATAGATGGCTATGAAGCAGTTCGGATCATAAGGAATACCCCGGAAATAAAGCATATTCCGGTTGTTGCCGTTACGGCACAGGCGATGCCTGAGGATCGTCAGAAATGCATCGATGCGGGAGCCAATGATTATGTGTCAAAACCGATCGATGTGGATCTTTTAATCACAGCTATAGAAAAATTGATATAA
- a CDS encoding CheR family methyltransferase, which produces MLEPSIVKDEEVENLINDVYEMYGYDFSGYSRASFKRRVNRICLLDRFTSFAELRYTIMNDPEYLKRFVEEVTVNVTEMFRDPSFFKALREKILPQLGTYPLIRIWIAGCSTGEEAYSMAILLKEAGLYHKSLIYGTDLNPSVLETARAGVFPLQQMKLYSENYMLSGGIKDFSDYYTANYDSVKFDKSLQDKLILSTHNLVSDSSFNSFQLIVCRNVLIYFDRELQERVFKLFDNSLEHLGFLALGAKETLKFSTIDKNYHQVEDQKIWKKQDHQ; this is translated from the coding sequence ATGCTGGAACCGAGTATTGTAAAAGATGAAGAAGTAGAAAATCTGATTAATGATGTCTATGAGATGTATGGCTATGACTTTTCTGGTTATAGCAGGGCTTCTTTTAAGCGAAGAGTAAACAGAATCTGCCTGTTGGACAGGTTTACCAGTTTTGCCGAGCTTCGCTATACCATCATGAATGACCCGGAATATTTAAAGCGTTTTGTAGAAGAAGTTACCGTAAACGTTACCGAAATGTTTCGCGATCCTTCATTCTTTAAGGCGTTACGGGAGAAAATTTTACCGCAGCTCGGTACCTATCCGTTAATCAGAATCTGGATTGCGGGTTGCTCAACAGGGGAGGAAGCGTATTCTATGGCTATATTGTTGAAAGAAGCCGGCCTTTATCATAAATCGCTGATTTATGGCACAGACCTGAATCCTTCGGTTTTAGAAACTGCAAGAGCAGGTGTTTTCCCTCTTCAGCAGATGAAACTGTATTCTGAAAATTATATGCTTTCGGGTGGAATAAAGGACTTTTCCGATTATTATACGGCTAATTATGACAGTGTTAAATTTGATAAAAGCTTACAGGATAAACTTATTCTCTCTACCCATAATCTAGTGTCAGATAGTTCTTTCAACAGCTTTCAGCTTATTGTTTGCAGGAATGTTTTGATTTATTTCGACAGAGAATTACAGGAAAGGGTTTTTAAGCTTTTTGATAACAGTCTGGAACATCTCGGCTTTCTTGCTTTGGGTGCGAAGGAAACACTTAAGTTTTCCACTATTGATAAGAATTATCATCAGGTAGAAGATCAGAAAATCTGGAAAAAACAGGATCACCAATAA
- a CDS encoding chemotaxis protein CheB, which translates to MNSQTNIELIMIGGSAGSLQVIIEMIKKLDDTLKAPIVLVLHRKAQSGNILQTLLQQFTKIPVTEVEDKTEIQNNTIYIVPADYHLLFENRKNMSLDSSEKMNYSRPSIDVAFRSAAEIYGENMIAILLSGANADGVEGLSYIKKNNGKVWIQDPETAEVDYMPRHAIEEIEYDLIIRPANLADYINQL; encoded by the coding sequence ATGAATTCACAAACAAACATAGAATTGATCATGATCGGAGGGTCAGCAGGAAGTTTACAGGTTATTATTGAGATGATCAAAAAATTGGATGATACTTTAAAAGCCCCAATTGTACTTGTACTTCACCGCAAAGCTCAATCCGGTAATATCTTGCAGACTTTGCTGCAGCAGTTTACTAAAATACCGGTAACGGAAGTTGAAGATAAAACAGAGATTCAGAATAACACCATTTATATTGTTCCTGCAGATTATCATTTGCTTTTTGAGAATAGAAAGAATATGTCGTTGGACAGCTCTGAAAAAATGAATTATTCCCGTCCGTCTATTGACGTTGCTTTCAGGTCTGCCGCAGAGATTTATGGTGAGAATATGATCGCCATTCTTTTGTCAGGAGCCAATGCTGATGGAGTGGAAGGGTTAAGTTATATTAAAAAGAATAATGGCAAGGTATGGATCCAGGATCCTGAAACTGCTGAAGTGGACTATATGCCCAGACATGCTATAGAAGAAATTGAATATGATTTAATTATAAGACCTGCTAACTTAGCAGATTATATTAATCAATTGTAA
- a CDS encoding response regulator, whose protein sequence is MSKKKILIFDDDTAILEVVTIIFEENGYDVKISETSHDILERVADYQPDVILMDNWIPKIGGVEATKLLKSTEEFKHIPVIYVTANNDIVALAAEAQADDYVSKPFNLDDLEEIVAKHMKEQV, encoded by the coding sequence ATGAGTAAAAAGAAAATTTTAATTTTTGACGATGATACTGCTATTTTGGAAGTAGTGACCATCATATTTGAAGAGAATGGCTACGACGTTAAAATTTCAGAAACGTCACATGACATCCTGGAAAGAGTGGCAGACTATCAGCCGGATGTTATTTTAATGGATAACTGGATTCCGAAAATTGGTGGGGTGGAAGCAACAAAACTTCTTAAAAGTACAGAAGAATTCAAGCATATTCCGGTAATCTATGTAACAGCTAATAATGATATTGTTGCTTTGGCAGCAGAAGCTCAGGCGGATGATTATGTTTCAAAACCTTTTAATCTGGATGATCTTGAGGAAATAGTGGCAAAACATATGAAAGAACAGGTGTAA